The following proteins are encoded in a genomic region of Dialister hominis:
- a CDS encoding alpha/beta hydrolase has product MNKKWLTALALSGFLLAGGSAFAMEPTINVDSSTANMPNKAESHLLKVNVVTPEIKQISGVVYEQVPSRGYENVAMKMDILKPQSKTSLPAIVYVTGGGFINANKDNGIQLRMHLAEAGYVVASIEYRVAPTAVFPQPLEDVKASIRYLRANAKKFNIDPDRIGIVGGSAGGYLTAMAGVTSGTTTFDKGENLDQSSSVKAAVDLYGLSDLTRIGDDYSDAVKEAHKSAGATEALWVNGSPVFGGRDGGILADPAAAKAADPMTYVGKNSAPMLLMHGTKDFVVSPSQTDLLFQALRKEGIPSGRYLVEGAAHGGVYWDQAEALSIITDFFNKYLK; this is encoded by the coding sequence ATGAATAAGAAATGGCTGACAGCCCTTGCGCTGTCCGGATTTTTACTTGCGGGAGGAAGCGCATTCGCTATGGAACCTACTATCAATGTCGATTCTTCAACGGCCAATATGCCGAACAAGGCAGAGAGCCATCTTTTGAAAGTCAATGTCGTGACACCGGAAATCAAGCAGATCTCCGGCGTCGTCTATGAACAGGTGCCGTCCCGCGGCTATGAGAACGTCGCCATGAAGATGGATATCCTGAAACCCCAGTCCAAGACATCGCTTCCGGCGATCGTCTACGTCACGGGCGGCGGCTTCATCAATGCCAACAAGGATAACGGCATCCAGCTCCGCATGCACCTGGCTGAAGCCGGCTACGTCGTCGCATCCATCGAATACCGCGTCGCTCCGACGGCTGTATTCCCGCAGCCTTTGGAAGACGTGAAGGCATCCATCCGCTACCTGCGCGCCAATGCCAAGAAGTTCAATATCGATCCTGACCGCATCGGAATCGTAGGCGGAAGCGCAGGCGGCTACCTCACTGCCATGGCCGGCGTGACAAGCGGCACGACGACATTCGACAAGGGCGAAAACCTCGACCAGTCCAGCAGCGTCAAGGCAGCTGTCGATCTCTATGGCCTCTCCGACCTCACACGCATCGGCGATGATTACTCCGACGCCGTGAAGGAAGCCCACAAGTCCGCAGGCGCTACCGAAGCCCTCTGGGTGAACGGCTCTCCTGTCTTTGGCGGACGTGACGGCGGCATCCTGGCCGATCCTGCTGCTGCCAAGGCGGCTGATCCCATGACTTACGTCGGAAAGAACAGCGCTCCTATGCTTCTCATGCATGGCACGAAGGATTTCGTCGTCTCCCCGAGCCAGACAGACCTTCTCTTCCAGGCACTCCGGAAGGAAGGCATCCCCTCTGGCCGTTACCTCGTCGAAGGCGCAGCCCATGGCGGCGTCTACTGGGATCAGGCCGAAGCCCTCTCCATCATCACGGACTTCTTCAACAAGTACCTGAAATGA
- a CDS encoding MATE family efflux transporter → MRKMDMLHGSIGDKTVSFAILLAVTGICQQLFNAIDIIIMGRFVGKEAMAAVGSNAPVVGLLVTFFVGISLGANVVISQYTGQGNLEKVKKAVHTTIVFAVLTGILFAVLGVFSADSVVRLLQVPKEVETMSREYLETIFIAMPGILVYNFTSAIFRSQGDTRTPLMCLFAAGTCKACLSLFLVVYCGMDVVAVAASTVFATLMSSSLLLYLMKNTKSAIHISFHDMKVDWGILRQILSIGTPAGVQGAVFSLSNVVIQAAINSLGAEVMAASAAAFNLEILVYYIMNSFGQACTTFTGQNYGAGLLSRCRRVGKICTLQNLAATVASSMIVLAAGPYLLSVFSSDPEVIALGMIRLEFILIPEPLNMISEAVSGFLRAFGKSLAPAMAALVGICGTRILYVFTIFPTHQTFTWLMAVYPLSWLVAAAGILFVLYYYRKLYMGPDRV, encoded by the coding sequence ATGAGAAAAATGGACATGCTCCATGGGTCGATCGGCGACAAGACGGTTTCTTTCGCCATACTTCTGGCGGTCACAGGGATCTGCCAGCAGCTTTTCAATGCCATCGACATCATCATCATGGGGCGTTTTGTTGGTAAGGAAGCCATGGCCGCCGTCGGCAGCAATGCGCCGGTCGTCGGGCTTCTCGTTACGTTCTTTGTAGGGATTTCCCTTGGCGCGAACGTCGTCATTTCCCAGTACACGGGGCAGGGAAATCTGGAAAAAGTAAAAAAGGCCGTGCATACGACGATCGTCTTCGCCGTTCTGACGGGCATTCTTTTTGCCGTGCTCGGCGTTTTCAGCGCGGATTCAGTCGTCAGGCTCCTTCAGGTGCCAAAGGAAGTCGAGACAATGTCCCGCGAGTACCTGGAAACCATATTCATCGCGATGCCGGGCATCCTTGTCTATAACTTCACCTCGGCGATTTTCAGGAGTCAGGGCGATACGAGGACGCCGCTCATGTGCCTCTTTGCGGCCGGCACATGCAAGGCATGTCTGAGCCTTTTCCTTGTCGTCTACTGCGGCATGGATGTCGTCGCCGTGGCGGCTTCCACCGTCTTTGCGACGCTCATGAGCTCTTCGCTTCTTCTTTACCTCATGAAGAATACGAAGAGCGCGATCCACATTTCCTTCCATGATATGAAAGTGGACTGGGGGATTCTCCGCCAGATCCTTTCCATCGGTACGCCGGCCGGCGTGCAGGGCGCTGTCTTCAGCCTGTCGAATGTCGTCATCCAGGCGGCCATCAACAGCCTCGGCGCAGAGGTCATGGCAGCTTCGGCGGCTGCTTTCAATCTGGAAATCCTTGTGTACTACATCATGAATTCCTTCGGGCAGGCATGCACGACATTCACGGGGCAGAACTACGGCGCAGGCCTTCTTTCCCGCTGCAGAAGGGTGGGGAAGATCTGCACGCTGCAGAATCTGGCCGCGACGGTCGCCTCTTCCATGATCGTGCTGGCGGCAGGGCCGTACCTCCTTTCCGTTTTCAGCTCCGATCCGGAAGTCATTGCGCTTGGCATGATCCGCCTCGAATTCATTTTGATTCCTGAACCGCTCAATATGATTTCTGAAGCTGTTTCAGGTTTCCTTCGTGCCTTCGGAAAGTCCCTGGCGCCTGCCATGGCAGCGCTCGTCGGCATCTGCGGCACGCGTATTCTTTACGTTTTCACTATTTTCCCGACGCACCAGACCTTCACCTGGCTCATGGCGGTCTATCCGCTGAGCTGGCTGGTCGCTGCCGCCGGCATACTTTTCGTTCTTTACTATTACCGCAAGCTCTACATGGGGCCTGACCGCGTGTAG
- a CDS encoding MarR family winged helix-turn-helix transcriptional regulator, with protein sequence MKLDETPGYALCRIARKVHYQIDLIFKEEGMTVEQWVALKTIFENQPLIQKELGRLIEKTPNTVKSLAERLEKKNFIKRTPDPSDHRNLILTVTEKGQKFTEEYSALDEKANDALTSSLTKEEMEELARLLDKIEKNL encoded by the coding sequence ATGAAACTAGACGAAACACCGGGCTATGCCCTCTGCCGCATCGCAAGGAAGGTCCACTACCAGATCGACCTCATCTTCAAGGAAGAAGGCATGACCGTCGAGCAGTGGGTCGCCCTGAAGACGATTTTCGAAAACCAGCCCCTCATCCAGAAGGAGCTGGGGCGCCTCATCGAAAAGACGCCGAACACGGTGAAATCCCTGGCAGAGCGTCTTGAAAAGAAAAACTTCATCAAGAGGACGCCCGACCCCTCCGATCACAGGAACCTGATCCTCACCGTGACAGAGAAGGGGCAGAAATTCACGGAAGAATACTCCGCCCTCGATGAAAAAGCAAACGATGCCCTCACCTCTTCCCTGACAAAGGAAGAAATGGAGGAGCTCGCAAGACTTCTGGATAAAATAGAAAAGAACCTTTAA
- a CDS encoding LysR family transcriptional regulator, with the protein MRVIHYFLAAAREGNITKAAKRLHMTQPTLSRQLAELESELGARLFERSSRRITLTSEGILFRRRAEEMEELLAKTKEEISSGEELAGTVSVGGGELLVTSVFVSLIRKFQKEHPHVFFDYQTGVTDRVTERMDMGLIDAAVLVRPFDSVKYDSVPIGPDARWGVIMRADDPLAEKESIRKEDLLGKTVILPGRLELNAEIANWLGSVRKTITSPIKWDLGGSRVILAEDPGCYVITTEGAAALFDERRLSFLPLEPKRKIETVIAWKKDQPFGRAAEAFIRFLQKEAAEKGL; encoded by the coding sequence ATGCGTGTGATTCATTATTTTCTGGCGGCCGCCAGAGAGGGAAATATCACAAAGGCAGCGAAGCGTCTCCACATGACGCAGCCGACGCTTTCCCGTCAGCTGGCCGAGCTGGAGTCTGAGCTTGGTGCGCGTCTTTTCGAGCGCTCGAGCCGAAGGATCACACTGACGAGCGAGGGCATCCTCTTCCGCCGCCGCGCAGAGGAAATGGAAGAGCTTCTGGCCAAGACGAAGGAGGAAATTTCTTCGGGAGAGGAACTGGCAGGGACGGTCTCCGTCGGAGGCGGCGAGCTCCTTGTGACATCTGTCTTCGTTTCCCTGATACGGAAGTTCCAGAAGGAGCATCCCCATGTGTTCTTCGATTACCAGACGGGGGTCACGGACCGCGTCACCGAGCGGATGGACATGGGCCTCATCGATGCGGCTGTCCTTGTCCGTCCCTTTGATTCGGTGAAGTATGATTCCGTCCCGATCGGTCCCGATGCTCGCTGGGGCGTCATCATGAGAGCGGATGATCCCCTCGCGGAAAAAGAATCCATCCGGAAGGAAGATCTTCTGGGGAAGACGGTCATCCTTCCCGGGCGCCTTGAACTCAATGCAGAAATCGCAAACTGGCTGGGGAGTGTAAGGAAGACAATCACGTCCCCAATCAAGTGGGACCTGGGCGGAAGCCGCGTGATCCTTGCAGAAGATCCTGGCTGCTATGTCATTACGACAGAAGGCGCAGCCGCGCTTTTTGATGAAAGACGCCTCTCCTTCCTGCCGCTTGAACCAAAAAGGAAGATAGAGACGGTCATTGCATGGAAGAAGGACCAGCCTTTCGGACGCGCAGCAGAAGCTTTCATCAGGTTCCTCCAGAAGGAAGCGGCAGAAAAGGGCCTTTGA